The sequence GCGCTGGATCGCTTTGAAGAAGCTTACCAGAAAAAATTTCAAGTATGGTTCGAGCCGGGAAAATATATCGTTAGCGAATGCGGCTATTTATTAACAACAGTGAATGTACTCAAAGAAACAGGAACCGTTTGTTTTGCGGGAGTAAACAGTGGATTCAATCATTTGATTCGACCCATGTTTTACGAAGCGTATCACCATATTCGCAACATCAGCAATCCCGAAGGGAATCCTAAAAACTATGCAGTAACCGGAAATATTTGTGAAACAGACAATTTTGCCTGGGACAGACCTATCGCTGAAATCAGGGAAAATGATATACTGGTAATAGAAAATGCCGGCGCCTATGGCTTTGAAATGGGCAGTAATTACAATGCCAGATTTTTACCAGCGCAGGTATTGTTTAAAAACAATCAGATGCAACTGATTCGCAAACGAGACAGGCTGGAAGATGTAATAAAAAATCAAATCTTCTAAGAATTTTGTAGCTTACCTAACCATCATTGCACTACCATGATTGCATTAAAAAATATCAGTAAAAGTTTTGATGACCGGGTTATTATCCAGGGCATTGATGCCGTTATGGAAAGTGGAAAGTGCAACCTCATTATCGGAACCAGCGGAAGTGGCAAAACGGTACTTACCAAATGTATTGTTGGGCTTATTCAACCCGACGAAGGAGGCAGCATTGAGTATAATGGTAACGATTTGCTTTTAATGGACGATAAAAAAAGGAAAGAACTACGTCAGCAAATTGGCATGTTGTTTCAGGGAAATGCTTTATTTGATTCCATGACTGTGCAGGAGAATATCAAATTCCCGCTAGACATGTTCACCAAACTGACCCACGGTGAAAAATTAAAAAAAGTGGATGAAGTACTCGAACGGGTTAATTTAAGCAATGCACACAAAAGATTCCCTGCTGAAATCAGCGGTGGGATGAAAAAAAGAGTAGGGATTGCGCGCTCCATCGTTTTAAATCCCAAATATCTTTTCTGTGATGAGCCCAACTCCGGACTAGACCCTTTAACTTCTATGGTAATTGATAAACTGATTCGTGAAATTACCATCGATTACCAGATGACAACGGTTGTGGTTACCCACGATATGAATAGTGTGATGGAAATCGGGGATCATATATTGTATCTCTATAATGGAAAAAAGCAATGGGAAGGCTCTAACAAAGACATTATATTCAGCAAGGAT is a genomic window of Sediminibacterium sp. TEGAF015 containing:
- a CDS encoding ABC transporter ATP-binding protein, whose product is MIALKNISKSFDDRVIIQGIDAVMESGKCNLIIGTSGSGKTVLTKCIVGLIQPDEGGSIEYNGNDLLLMDDKKRKELRQQIGMLFQGNALFDSMTVQENIKFPLDMFTKLTHGEKLKKVDEVLERVNLSNAHKRFPAEISGGMKKRVGIARSIVLNPKYLFCDEPNSGLDPLTSMVIDKLIREITIDYQMTTVVVTHDMNSVMEIGDHILYLYNGKKQWEGSNKDIIFSKDQLLNDFIFASEFLQDAKHMRMQEAGKQ